One Solanum pennellii chromosome 10, SPENNV200 genomic region harbors:
- the LOC107032198 gene encoding uncharacterized protein LOC107032198, which produces MSTILDSVAISSIFSSNLRPSLRPSPPFSAAWDRRSPLKFTGFSISYNPFNNQVSLASSSRICRRTNSVSGEASDVVFDVPSVTEETWDSLVLNATEPVVVEFWAPWCGPCRMFHPVISDLAKQYTGRVKCFKLNTDDSPSVASRYGIRSIPTIMIFVNGEKKDAIIGAVPKTSLTASIDKFL; this is translated from the exons ATGTCGACAATTCTCGATTCAGTCGCCATCTCTTCAATTTTTTCCTCTAATCTCCGCCCATCCCTCCGCCCCTCGCCGCCGTTCTCCGCCGCATGGGACCGCCGTTCCCCTCTGAAATTCACCGGCTTTTCTATATCCTATAACCCTTTTAATAATCAAGTTTCACTTGCATCTTCTTCAAGGATTTGTCGCCGCACAAATAGCGTCTCCGGCGAAGCTTCCGATGTTGTCTTCGATG TTCCTAGCGTGACAGAGGAAACATGGGATTCACTTGTTCTCAACGCTACTGAACCTGTGGTGGTTGAGTTTTGGGCTCCCTGGTGTGGACCATGTCGCATGTTCCATCCAGTAATCAGTGATCTTGCAAAGCAATACACAGGAAGGGTGAAGTGCTTCAAGTTGAATACCGATGACAGCCCTTCTGTAGCATCTAGATATGGAATCCGAAGCATCCCAACGATAATGATCTTCGTTAACGGAGAGAAGAAAGATGCTATCATTGGTGCTGTACCCAAAACAAGTCTAACTGCCAGCATAGACAAATTCTTGTAG
- the LOC107032257 gene encoding E3 ubiquitin-protein ligase RMA1H1: MALDLHFEEQIAESTFNECHNSPLQKWKTFDDDNRASGFDCNICLDVVKDPVVTFCGHLYCWPCIYKWIQFQGASDHQKPQCPVCKAKVSQKELIPLYGPGQATKPSEDGVTSKGMVIPQRPLRPTCSGDTATTTNSLPSQQLNHRQQPHSGSYTASPTVIGEVVYARVFGNACPNSYNLEINTSLRMRRQLLHADRSLGRLYFFLFCCVLVCLLLF, encoded by the coding sequence ATGGCGTTGGATCTTCATTTCGAAGAACAGATAGCAGAGAGTACCTTTAACGAATGTCATAATAGCCCCTTACAGAAATGGAAGACGTTTGATGATGACAATCGCGCTAGTGGTTTTGATTGTAACATATGTTTGGACGTTGTAAAAGATCCCGTGGTTACATTTTGCGGTCACCTTTATTGTTGGCCTTGTATCTACAAGTGGATTCAATTCCAGGGCGCCTCGGATCACCAAAAGCCACAATGTCCTGTTTGCAAAGCTAAAGTTTCACAAAAGGAGTTGATTCCGCTCTATGGCCCTGGCCAAGCAACAAAACCATCTGAAGACGGCGTTACAAGTAAAGGCATGGTCATACCACAAAGGCCTCTAAGGCCAACATGTAGTGGGGATACAGCAACTACAACAAATTCACTTCCATCGCAACAACTTAACCATCGACAACAGCCACATTCAGGGAGCTACACGGCCTCACCAACCGTGATTGGTGAAGTGGTTTATGCAAGAGTCTTTGGGAACGCATGTCCAAACTCgtataaccttgaaataaacaCGAGTTTGAGAATGAGAAGGCAGCTATTACACGCGGATAGATCACTTGGAAGATTATATTTCTTCCTCTTCTGTTGTGTATTGGTATGCCTTCTCTTGTTTTGA
- the LOC107001681 gene encoding uncharacterized protein LOC107001681: protein MKKSSIFVASITAASSAVAISSSNSSSKVRISHHQDESSMKKKKNEENSLKKNGESKSSSDKFAPKFDGLRFIETLVTAHR, encoded by the exons atgaagaaatcaagTATTTTTGTAGCTTCCATAACTGCAGCTTCTTCTGCTGTTGctatttcttcttcaaattcttcatCCAAAGTTCGAATTTCTCATCATCAG GATGAAAGttcaatgaagaagaagaagaatgaagaaaattCATTGAAGAAAAATGGAGAATCAAAATCTTCTTCAGACAAATTTGCACCAAAATTTGATGGATTGAGATTTATTGAGACTTTGGTTACAGCTCACAGATAA
- the LOC107032175 gene encoding E3 ubiquitin-protein ligase RMA1H1-like, with amino-acid sequence MALDFICNKQIEEGKMVDDEHEGGNLSRGFECNICLDLAHDPVVTYCGHLYCWPCIYKWIHLHSIHCENPAQRHPQCPVCKADVSQTTMVPLYGRDQATKTSQDDGMAIPERPQQFHHRSNTSTIGETAHAERVYGNSFVPYPNAHHLAGTASLRMRRQQLQADDESLRRVHFFLFCCVVLCLILL; translated from the coding sequence ATGGCCCTAGATTTCATTTGCAACAAGCAAATAGAAGAAGGTAaaatggttgatgatgaacatGAAGGCGGCAATCTCTCTCGTGGTTTTGAGTGTAACATTTGCCTAGATCTTGCACATGATCCAGTGGTTACCTACTGTGGTCACTTGTATTGTTGGCCTTGTATCTACAAATGGATTCACTTACATAGCATCCATTGTGAAAATCCAGCTCAACGCCACCCACAATGCCCGGTTTGCAAGGCTGATGTTTCACAAACAACCATGGTTCCACTCTATGGCCGCGACCAAGCTACAAAAACATCTCAAGATGATGGTATGGCCATACCAGAAAGGCCTCAACAGTTCCATCATCGGTCTAATACAAGCACGATTGGTGAAACAGCTCATGCAGAACGCGTTTATGGGAACTCATTTGTTCCATATCCAAACGCGCATCATCTAGCAGGGACCGCTAGTTTGAGAATGAGAAGGCAACAACTGCAAGCTGATGATGAATCACTTCGCAGAGtacatttttttctcttctgtTGTGTAGTGTTGTGTCTTATCTTGTTATGA
- the LOC107032625 gene encoding GPI-anchored protein LLG2, which produces MGFQKFFFLFLFFFLVGLSYSSPLYIKHDVLEARVHTGRALLQQQGNCPIDFERENYTIITSQCKGPHYNSSICCNAFKQLACKHTQEINDVQNGCATTMFNYINLYGKYPPGLFANMCKEDKEGLNCKDVIQPESKSDEQKRNSSKGTKCSMILMVITTFLIILMLNI; this is translated from the exons ATGGGCTTCCaaaaattcttctttttgtttctcttcttttttcttgttggCTTGTCATATTCTTCTCCATTATATATCAAAC ATGATGTGCTTGAGGCTCGTGTTCATACGGGACGTGCCCTTCTTCAACAACAAGGAA aTTGTCCCATTGATTTTGAAAGGGAAAACTACACCATCATAACAAGCCAATGCAAAGGACCTCACTACAATTCATCAATATGTTGCAATGCATTCAAACAATTAGCATGCAAACATACACAAGAAATAAATGATGTGCAAAATGGATGTGCTACAACTATGTTTAATTACATTAATCTATATGGCAAATATCCACCTGGCCTATTTGCAAATATGTGCAAAGAGGACAAAGAAGGCCTAAATTGCAAAGATGTTATTCAGCCAGAATCCAAAAGTGATGAACAAAAGAGGAATTCTTCAAAGGGTACTAAATGTTCAATGATTCTAATGGTGATaaccacttttttaattatattaatgttgaatatatga
- the LOC107002546 gene encoding uncharacterized protein LOC107002546: MAGKQLDVPRTSGGNLKEQLVRRTLQNVRSQGHIYVELREDGKRLIFFCTLCHSPCYSDSVLFNHLKGNLHTEMLAAAKATLLKPNPWPFNDGVLFFNDPEQDKQDKQSPNVNVGKSRLVDTCLEDESSVAIVEYDDNLRHNGDTYVSEYDYGLLDSELTGNEESDYLVIPGVLCKDELSNLEVEHIGIGKIAARISVRGIDSKSIRRIWCEWLAKKDSDDMDTSVVPDHDFAVVTFPYNYNLGRSPLLDDRFLLPSSPYSESEETSVTGKRKRKSFSDPEDFSESLSNHCDSSGEESQSTNNSNMKLILGTCDDQLVSSRIISSKTMRRELRKQQRVASERMCDICQQKMLPGKDVATLLSWKSGKLMCSSRNMSGAFHLFHVSCLIHWILQCELQTSVKPVDEPKMEPKAKRRSRKKTGTKRNAKEKEDETKSARRINSVFCPECQGTGICIEGDELEKPPVSLSEVYRLKIKLSDARKAWMKNPEVLQNCSTGFDLPPEHDDLLQEYVSPLKLLHFYRANVSH, from the exons ATGGCGGGTAAGCAATTAGATGTCCCGAGGACAAGTGGTGGTAACTTGAAAGAGCAATTAGTGAGGAGAACTTTGCAGAATGTGAGGTCTCAAGGGCACATATATGTTGAGCTTAGAGAGGATGGGAAGAGGCTGATCTTTTTCTGCACGTTATGTCATTCTCCATGTTATAGCGATTCTGTTCTGTTTAATCATTTGAAAGGCAATCTCCATACTGAAATGCTTGCTGCTGCTAAAGCCACATTGTTGAAACCTAATCCTTGGCCCTTCAATGATGGTGTACTTTTCTTTAATGATCCGGAGCAAGATAAGCAAGATAAGCAATCACCTAATGTGAATGTTGGGAAAAGCAGACTGGTTGACACTTGTCTTGAAGATGAAAGTAGCGTTGCTATTGTTGAGTATGATGACAACTTGAGACATAATGGGGATACATATGTTTCCGAGTATGACTACGGCCTGCTTGATAGTGAGTTAACTGGTAATGAAGAGAGTGATTACTTGGTTATTCCCGGTGTGTTGTGTAAAGACGAGTTATCTAATCTAGAAGTGGAACATATTGGTATTGGAAAAATTGCCGCTCGTATTAGTGTACGTGGCATTGACTCAAAAAGTATTCGTAGAATATGGTGTGAATGGTTGGCAAAGAAGGATTCTGATGATATGGATACCTCTGTGGTTCCAGATCATGATTTTGCGGTTGTTACATTTCCTTATAACTATAATTTGGGTAGGTCCCCGTTACTTGATGACAGATTTTTGCTCCCTTCCAGTCCTTATTCAGAATCTGAGGAGACCAGTGTTACTggaaagaggaagaggaagtCATTTTCAGACCCCGAGGATTTCAGCGAGTCTCTTAGTAATCATTGTGATTCGTCCGGGGAAGAATCTCAATCAACAAATAACTCAAATATGAAACTGATCTTGGGAACATGTGATGATCAACTAGTGAGTTCAAGAATTATATCCAGCAAAACTATGAGGAGAGAGTTGAGGAAACAGCAGCGAGTGGCTTCCGAGAGAATGTGTGATATCTGTCAACAGAAAATGCTTCCTGGTAAGGATGTGGCAACTCTTCTGAGCTGGAAATCTGGAAAACTTATGTGCAGCAGTAGAAATATGTCTGGG GCATTTCATTTGTTTCACGTATCTTGCCTCATTCATTGGATTCTTCAATGTGAATTGCAAACCTCTGTGAAACCTGTTGACGAACCAAAAATGGAACCAAAAGCAAAAAGAAGATCTAGGAAGAAGACTGGAACCAAACGCAATGCAAAAGAGAAGGAAGATGAGACAAAATCAGCGAGACGGATCAACTCAGTGTTCTGTCCGGAATGCCAGGGCACTGGTATCTGCATCGAGGGAGATGAGCTGGAGAAGCCTCCTGTCTCACTTTCTGAG GTGTACAGGCTCAAAATTAAACTTAGTGATGCACGAAAAGCATGGATGAAGAATCCTGAGGTGTTGCAAAATTGCTCAACGGGTTTTGATTTACCTCCTGAGCATGACGATCTTCTCCAG GAATATGTATCACCACTCAAATTGCTGCACTTTTATCGCGCCAATGTTTCACACTGA